Proteins co-encoded in one Microcebus murinus isolate Inina chromosome 5, M.murinus_Inina_mat1.0, whole genome shotgun sequence genomic window:
- the LOC105886027 gene encoding LOW QUALITY PROTEIN: HLA class II histocompatibility antigen, DO beta chain (The sequence of the model RefSeq protein was modified relative to this genomic sequence to represent the inferred CDS: inserted 1 base in 1 codon): MGSGWVPWAVALLVNLRRPDSSLRQGTDAPEDFVVQAKADCYFTNGTEKVQFVVRFIYNLEECARSDSDVGMAVAPRRWGSLTPSVGRGRAERSRAALGALCRHYYKRAPSLWGDRVMQPDMAVYPERAPLLQQHDLLLCSVTGFYPGDIKSRWFRNGHEERVGVMSAGLVRNGDWTFQTMVMLEMTPELGDVYACLVDHPSLQSPASAQWTAQSDYPWRKMLSGVAAFQLGLIFXVGVLLRLRAQRGYVETQMPGDEASRAVLPPRPH; the protein is encoded by the exons ATGGGTTCTGGGTGGGTCCCCTGGGCGGTGGCTCTGCTAGTGAATCTGAGAAGGCCGGATTCCTCCCTGAGACAAGGTACAGACGCTCCAG AAGATTTTGTGGTTCAGGCAAAGGCTGACTGTTACTTCACCAATGGGACGGAAAAGGTGCAGTTTGTGGTCAGATTCATCTATAACTTGGAGGAGTGCGCACGCTCCGACAGTGACGTGGGGATGGCCGTGGCCCCGAGGCGCTGGGGCAGCCTGACGCCGAGCGTGGGCCGCGGACGTGCTGAGAGGAGCAGGGCGGCGTTGGGCGCGCTCTGCCGGCACTACTACAAGCGGGCGCCCTCACTGTGGGGAGACAGGGTGA TGCAGCCAGACATGGCAGTGTACCCAGAGAGGGCCCCACTCCTGCAGCAGCACGATCTGCTGCTCTGCTCTGTGACTGGCTTCTACCCAGGGGACATCAAGAGCAGGTGGTTCCGGAATGGGCATGAGGAGAGAGTTGGGGTCATGTCTGCCGGCCTTGTCAGGAATGGAGACTGGACCTTTCAGACTATGGTGATGCTGGAAATGACTCCTGAACTTGGAGATGTCTATGCCTGCCTTGTTGATCACCCCAGCCTGCAGAGCCCCGCGTCTGCTCAGTGGA CAGCTCAGTCTGATTATCCTTGGAGAAAGATGCTAAGTGGAGTTGCTGCCTTCCAGCTGGGGCTGATCT TGGTGGGGGTGCTCCTCCGCCTCAGGGCTCAGAGAG gaTATGTGGAGACACAGATGCCTGGTGATGAG GCCTCAAGAGCTGTTCTCCCCCCACGGCCACACTAA